A DNA window from Aureibaculum sp. 2308TA14-22 contains the following coding sequences:
- a CDS encoding pyridoxamine 5'-phosphate oxidase family protein yields the protein MKLTPEIKKSIHKSVLCWLATASTDNTPNVSPKEIFNYFGTDKIIIANIASPQTVKNIKQNENVCVSFIDILIQKGFQIKGKAKICKKTDANFLAMEKILVKMTGGNFPFSTITEITVSQVKPIIAPKYMLYPKTTEAAQIESAKKAYGITDEL from the coding sequence ATGAAATTAACACCTGAAATAAAAAAGTCTATACATAAAAGTGTACTGTGTTGGCTTGCAACAGCATCTACAGATAATACACCCAATGTTTCACCAAAAGAAATTTTCAACTATTTTGGAACGGACAAAATAATTATTGCGAATATAGCTTCGCCACAAACTGTAAAGAATATTAAGCAAAATGAAAATGTTTGTGTAAGTTTTATTGATATTTTGATTCAGAAAGGATTTCAGATAAAAGGAAAAGCAAAAATTTGTAAGAAAACCGATGCCAATTTTTTAGCGATGGAAAAAATATTGGTAAAAATGACTGGTGGCAACTTTCCTTTTTCGACGATAACAGAAATTACAGTAAGCCAAGTTAAACCCATTATAGCACCTAAATACATGCTGTATCCCAAAACAACAGAGGCAGCACAAATTGAAAGTGCAAAAAAAGCATATGGAATAACAGATGAATTATAA
- a CDS encoding n-acetylglutamate synthase, which produces MNYNNKKFRVFENSENGETSTETIFEYKQNGTILTSEYSGGQIVSGHLIGLVDQNGNIEMRYHQVNTKGELMTGICFSEPEVTANGKIKLYEKWEWTSGDKSKGTSVLIEI; this is translated from the coding sequence ATGAATTATAACAACAAAAAATTTAGAGTTTTTGAAAATTCCGAAAACGGGGAAACCTCAACGGAAACCATTTTTGAATACAAACAAAATGGAACTATTCTTACGTCTGAATATAGCGGCGGACAAATTGTTAGTGGGCATTTAATAGGGTTAGTTGACCAAAATGGCAACATTGAAATGCGTTACCATCAGGTGAATACAAAAGGAGAATTAATGACTGGAATTTGTTTTTCAGAACCAGAAGTGACAGCTAATGGAAAAATAAAATTGTATGAAAAATGGGAATGGACTTCAGGAGATAAATCAAAAGGAACTTCAGTTCTGATAGAGATATAA
- a CDS encoding GNAT family N-acetyltransferase, whose protein sequence is MKIENSQLADMPNIFDLYRLATNYMKSKNQVHWPEFPEDLILTEIEENRQWKLVIDNQIACIWATTLNDELIWGNKNNDPSLYIHRIATDPDFRGQNLVKKLISWANEYCKKRNLNYLRMDTVGLNKPLIAHYEKLGFQFLGTKVLKNPVGLPAHYKEGEVCYFQKEIS, encoded by the coding sequence ATGAAAATAGAAAATAGCCAATTGGCAGATATGCCCAATATATTTGATTTGTATAGGCTGGCTACAAACTATATGAAATCTAAAAACCAAGTGCATTGGCCTGAATTTCCTGAAGATTTAATTCTAACTGAAATAGAAGAGAATAGACAATGGAAATTAGTAATTGACAATCAAATTGCCTGCATTTGGGCAACCACATTAAATGACGAACTCATTTGGGGAAACAAAAACAACGACCCTTCGCTTTACATACATCGTATTGCTACAGACCCTGATTTTCGTGGGCAAAACTTGGTGAAAAAGTTAATCAGTTGGGCAAATGAATATTGTAAAAAGAGAAATTTGAACTACCTTAGAATGGATACTGTGGGTTTAAATAAACCCTTAATTGCACATTACGAAAAACTAGGTTTCCAGTTCTTGGGAACTAAAGTACTTAAAAACCCTGTTGGATTGCCAGCACATTATAAAGAAGGTGAAGTTTGCTATTTTCAAAAGGAAATTAGTTAG
- a CDS encoding ATP-grasp domain-containing protein — protein MQTIAILYQAKLPPIRNGIQKPMKPGGYSDSGADIACELNKHGIPIVTPVDHPKILTDLDWVFPDTREGIQNALDKGANTFWLNTVLYKDHEIENFFGQKIQFVGQMPHQVDAFDDKYFTNELLRKNQISIPKTELISIENLSNYSLSIDFPMVVKPIRGRGSQGVSLVNNPKELDNKLNELFSNAAYGNTVYVEQFLSGQEITVTVMPPGSYLIDNQVTHNHKPWCLPAVKRVNHKEGIAPYSGVVAVMKNSSVLEDSELKSTNIKAVYRQCVKAAQLLNLKAPIRIDCRADENGNYFLFDLNMKPNMTGPSRPQRQNQDSLTLLAARKIGWSYYDLLKNILKQSWKAK, from the coding sequence GTGCAAACCATTGCAATTCTATACCAAGCCAAACTTCCGCCCATTAGAAATGGGATTCAAAAACCAATGAAACCTGGCGGATATTCCGATAGTGGAGCAGATATTGCTTGCGAATTAAATAAACATGGAATACCCATTGTAACACCAGTAGATCATCCAAAAATTTTAACTGATTTAGATTGGGTTTTTCCAGATACCCGAGAAGGAATTCAAAATGCCTTAGACAAAGGAGCCAATACATTTTGGTTAAATACGGTTTTATACAAAGACCACGAAATAGAAAATTTCTTTGGTCAAAAAATTCAATTTGTTGGACAAATGCCGCATCAAGTAGATGCTTTTGATGACAAATATTTTACGAATGAATTGCTGCGAAAAAACCAAATTTCGATTCCTAAAACGGAACTGATCTCCATTGAAAATTTATCCAATTATTCTTTGAGTATTGATTTTCCAATGGTTGTTAAACCTATAAGAGGTAGAGGCAGTCAAGGCGTTTCTTTGGTCAACAACCCAAAAGAATTGGACAACAAGCTAAACGAACTTTTTTCGAATGCCGCCTATGGAAATACCGTTTACGTTGAGCAATTTTTAAGTGGTCAAGAAATAACGGTTACTGTAATGCCTCCTGGCAGTTATTTGATTGACAATCAGGTAACGCATAATCATAAACCCTGGTGTTTACCTGCTGTTAAAAGAGTTAACCATAAAGAGGGAATAGCACCTTATAGTGGTGTTGTAGCGGTAATGAAAAACAGTTCAGTCCTTGAGGATAGCGAGTTAAAATCAACTAACATTAAAGCGGTTTACCGACAATGTGTAAAAGCAGCCCAATTACTAAATCTTAAGGCACCTATACGTATAGATTGCCGTGCAGATGAAAATGGAAATTATTTTTTGTTCGATTTGAATATGAAACCTAACATGACAGGGCCATCAAGACCGCAACGGCAAAACCAAGATAGTTTGACTTTATTGGCTGCAAGAAAAATAGGTTGGAGTTATTATGACTTATTAAAAAATATACTTAAACAGTCTTGGAAAGCGAAATAA
- a CDS encoding DUF6161 domain-containing protein, translated as MTTTEIRKMIVESEDPKWFNSMKVTISYSRIGFYQTIKGFSAIHRFLSQQIKGWDKYEDIPNELNSSKQHFTNLMNLTENFINSYKNHKEPQLNNGWRNVQNQLQSDGNQFTYDSPQTEFLIDLKKEFPNYVSGAYYYLIGSYNFSNHNNFTGAILAYEFELKDHTNITQRRNKEKSSITKIRNDLREQLNESETQLTEHLTNANDEYKEYIEKIEDFKTEKEGIFNDWFEGNEENEVKGVKEEFDDFKSNKESIFTDWFEGSEGVLGVKKKVSDLEHTYEELLRLKKPADYWDKRAGKLRTQGWISFVALIIFVAIVVWSLGELLWKTPEQIYTSFFDGDKSAAIRWSVIYITFISFMAFCIRAITKVMFSSFHLARDSEERNTLTYFYLSLLNDSNIDKEDRQLIIQSLFSRADTGLLKDDSGPTMPNDFGGKMFGGN; from the coding sequence ATGACAACAACAGAAATACGAAAAATGATTGTTGAATCTGAAGATCCAAAATGGTTTAATTCTATGAAGGTAACAATTTCGTATTCTAGGATTGGCTTTTATCAAACGATTAAAGGATTTAGTGCTATTCATAGATTTTTAAGTCAACAAATAAAGGGATGGGATAAATATGAAGATATTCCTAATGAATTAAATTCGTCTAAACAGCACTTCACTAATTTGATGAATTTAACTGAGAACTTTATCAATTCATATAAAAATCATAAAGAGCCCCAACTAAATAATGGTTGGAGAAATGTTCAAAATCAGTTACAAAGTGATGGAAACCAATTTACCTACGATTCGCCACAAACTGAGTTTTTAATTGATTTGAAAAAAGAGTTTCCAAATTATGTTTCTGGAGCATATTACTATTTAATTGGTTCTTACAATTTTAGTAATCACAACAATTTCACGGGTGCGATTTTAGCTTATGAATTTGAATTAAAAGACCATACAAACATTACTCAACGTAGAAATAAAGAAAAGTCATCTATTACGAAAATCCGAAACGATTTAAGAGAACAACTTAATGAGTCTGAAACTCAACTAACGGAACATCTTACAAATGCAAATGATGAGTACAAAGAGTACATAGAAAAAATTGAAGATTTTAAAACAGAGAAAGAAGGAATTTTCAATGATTGGTTTGAAGGAAATGAAGAAAATGAAGTTAAAGGTGTAAAAGAAGAGTTTGATGACTTTAAAAGCAATAAAGAGTCGATTTTTACCGATTGGTTTGAGGGATCTGAAGGTGTCTTAGGTGTAAAAAAGAAAGTATCTGATTTAGAACATACTTATGAAGAACTTTTGCGATTAAAAAAGCCTGCGGATTACTGGGATAAGCGAGCCGGAAAATTAAGAACTCAGGGATGGATTTCTTTCGTTGCGTTAATAATATTTGTTGCAATTGTAGTTTGGTCTTTAGGTGAATTGTTATGGAAAACACCTGAACAAATTTATACAAGTTTTTTTGACGGAGATAAAAGTGCTGCCATCCGATGGTCAGTAATATATATAACATTTATTTCATTCATGGCTTTTTGCATAAGGGCAATAACTAAAGTTATGTTTAGTTCATTTCACCTGGCACGCGATAGCGAAGAAAGAAATACTTTGACCTATTTTTATTTATCACTATTGAATGACTCAAATATTGATAAAGAAGACAGACAACTAATAATACAATCACTGTTCAGTAGAGCTGATACCGGGTTACTTAAAGATGATTCTGGACCGACTATGCCAAATGATTTTGGAGGCAAAATGTTTGGGGGAAATTAA
- a CDS encoding DUF6984 family protein: MKIIRALAEEEIELTKHLLSLIPYFKKGLPKKARTMYDGEMGSISFDLDGKAEFGKVLIEAEYSDTDGANVLITLTEDENGNLFELDYWKTDFTKLVEYPSPEKIKILS, from the coding sequence ATGAAAATAATTAGAGCATTAGCTGAAGAAGAAATTGAATTGACAAAACATTTGTTAAGTTTGATACCTTACTTTAAAAAAGGTTTACCTAAAAAAGCTCGGACAATGTACGATGGCGAAATGGGTTCAATTTCTTTTGATCTTGATGGTAAAGCAGAATTTGGAAAAGTTCTCATAGAGGCTGAGTATAGCGACACGGACGGAGCAAATGTTTTAATTACTTTAACAGAAGATGAAAACGGAAACTTATTTGAACTAGATTATTGGAAAACAGACTTTACTAAATTAGTTGAATATCCTAGTCCAGAAAAGATAAAAATTTTATCTTAA
- a CDS encoding TrmH family RNA methyltransferase → MNEKDKQKKKSSLRKRADEIKEHRCKNLIAVLEEPNMLKNIGTVIRNINALGVEKLYVVDSQNRLPNDWQEMRERTSLLKPSVSAIKWSFVKTFESTQECIDHLNKNRFTSVVTSPHIKGKTNVILHEGNYTQKKLAVWFGNESRGISQLAVENSEACIQMEMFGIIESLNLGTSSGIVLYEIAKQRREYQSKNKRGQKRDPKVKTEIE, encoded by the coding sequence ATGAACGAAAAAGATAAACAAAAAAAGAAAAGTTCTTTAAGAAAAAGAGCTGATGAAATAAAAGAACATCGATGTAAAAATCTAATTGCAGTTCTCGAAGAACCTAATATGCTCAAAAATATTGGAACGGTAATTCGTAATATTAATGCATTAGGGGTTGAAAAATTATATGTAGTTGACAGTCAAAATAGATTACCTAATGATTGGCAAGAAATGAGAGAAAGAACTTCTTTACTAAAACCTTCAGTTTCTGCAATTAAATGGAGTTTTGTTAAAACTTTTGAAAGTACTCAAGAGTGTATAGACCATCTAAATAAGAACAGATTTACTTCTGTAGTTACTTCTCCTCATATAAAAGGAAAGACGAATGTGATTTTACATGAAGGAAACTACACTCAAAAAAAACTTGCTGTATGGTTTGGAAATGAATCACGGGGAATTAGTCAATTAGCAGTTGAAAATAGTGAAGCTTGTATTCAAATGGAAATGTTCGGAATTATTGAAAGTTTGAATTTAGGAACATCTTCTGGAATTGTCTTATACGAAATTGCTAAACAAAGAAGAGAATATCAAAGTAAAAATAAACGCGGACAAAAGCGAGACCCAAAAGTTAAAACGGAGATCGAGTAG
- a CDS encoding SecDF P1 head subdomain-containing protein: MKKLILILIGLNLTFCQNTKTGMTKEEFETKIEIIEKENIANKRLANGWYTTLSKENEFKRLYNKTSDEYFINPKPIVLPDNFSISEEYENNQGVKTIAVYFDQSGTDSWSKATDYNIGLHLIFILDNEILSAPLVNSQITNGASAFWKNELTEKQWKKIKEIVTRKTKN, translated from the coding sequence ATGAAAAAACTCATACTTATACTTATTGGATTAAACCTCACCTTTTGTCAAAATACCAAAACGGGTATGACTAAGGAAGAATTCGAAACCAAAATCGAGATTATCGAAAAAGAAAATATTGCTAATAAAAGATTGGCAAATGGATGGTACACAACATTATCAAAAGAAAATGAATTTAAACGATTATATAATAAGACATCTGATGAATATTTTATTAACCCAAAACCGATTGTACTACCTGACAATTTCAGTATAAGCGAAGAATATGAAAATAATCAAGGAGTGAAAACAATAGCAGTTTATTTTGATCAATCAGGGACAGATTCCTGGTCAAAGGCAACGGATTATAATATAGGATTACACTTAATCTTTATTTTAGACAATGAAATTTTATCTGCCCCATTGGTAAATTCACAAATAACAAACGGAGCTTCTGCTTTTTGGAAAAATGAATTGACTGAAAAACAGTGGAAAAAAATTAAAGAGATTGTTACACGTAAAACGAAGAACTGA
- a CDS encoding Cif family virulence factor: MKKAIFILFAVLLFSCNPQKTQPSEDTTEALKAVVEGETEAYMEKDYQKWASYWDHSSDVLRLDVANGSLSQTRGWDNNGGNLESFFKENPEPITSTFVNSNYLIFHDTNLAWVAFDQTWTSQSGEKSLAKATITLVKKENDWKIISYTAIQYEAEDENADTLGRE, encoded by the coding sequence ATGAAAAAAGCAATTTTTATACTTTTTGCAGTACTCCTATTTTCTTGTAATCCACAAAAAACACAACCTTCAGAAGATACAACAGAAGCCCTTAAAGCCGTTGTAGAAGGCGAAACCGAGGCCTATATGGAGAAAGATTATCAGAAATGGGCATCATATTGGGACCATAGCAGCGATGTGTTAAGATTAGATGTAGCCAACGGAAGTTTATCCCAAACCAGAGGTTGGGACAACAATGGTGGCAATTTAGAATCCTTTTTTAAAGAGAATCCTGAGCCTATAACTTCTACTTTTGTAAACTCTAACTATCTTATTTTTCACGATACCAATTTAGCTTGGGTCGCCTTTGACCAAACGTGGACAAGCCAATCAGGAGAAAAAAGTTTGGCAAAAGCAACCATTACCTTAGTTAAAAAAGAGAATGATTGGAAAATAATATCGTATACTGCCATTCAATACGAAGCCGAAGATGAGAATGCAGATACGTTGGGGAGGGAGTAG
- a CDS encoding GNAT family N-acetyltransferase, producing the protein MKFEEIHTERLILRKLTQECFDYIHSEMTQAEQLEVLGLKSNEELLKEKEKYKNGLSTHNKKFLYYQLIDKSTKEIVGWCGFHTWYTDHNRAEIGYELFDDNYKGIGIMSEVIALIVNYGFKHMALERIEAFVGPNNTPSIKLLKRMNFKKEGLLKHHYFHKNRMEDSIVFALLESETH; encoded by the coding sequence ATGAAGTTTGAAGAAATACATACTGAAAGATTAATTTTAAGAAAGCTTACTCAAGAATGTTTCGATTATATACATTCTGAAATGACTCAAGCTGAGCAATTGGAAGTCCTTGGTCTAAAATCCAATGAAGAGTTATTGAAAGAAAAAGAAAAATACAAGAATGGTCTGTCTACACATAATAAAAAATTTCTTTACTATCAATTAATTGACAAAAGCACGAAAGAGATTGTTGGTTGGTGTGGTTTTCATACTTGGTACACAGATCATAATCGAGCCGAAATTGGATATGAATTGTTTGATGACAACTATAAAGGTATAGGTATAATGTCAGAAGTAATAGCATTAATTGTTAATTATGGATTTAAACACATGGCTTTAGAAAGAATAGAAGCTTTTGTTGGCCCTAATAATACACCCTCTATAAAATTACTAAAAAGGATGAATTTTAAGAAAGAAGGACTTTTAAAACATCACTATTTCCATAAAAATAGAATGGAAGATTCAATAGTTTTTGCGTTATTGGAATCTGAAACACACTAA
- a CDS encoding serine hydrolase, translating to MNKQKRMLDKTILLGFVAIVISINFSFGQTKTEKLDNLLNKYHEYGKFNGSVLIADQGKVVYKKGFGMANMEWDIPNKSTTKHRLGSITKQFTAMLILQLAAADKLDLQAPITKYLPDYPKKSGDKITTHHLLTHTSGIPNYTAFPKFFEEESRNPYKPEEFVEKFAHKDLEFTPGEKFNYSNSGYFLLGVIAEKLSGKTYEQMLLDNIFTPLGMKNSGYDNHGDILKNRATGYEKNGKDFVNSRYLDMSIPYAAGSLYSTVEDLYVWDQALYTNKLLSKKYMDMYFKPYIPAFGNGFYAYGWGIGKDVIGNTKDSINVISHGGGINGFNTIISRTPSDKSLIVLLNNTGGAPLNQMARAIRGIMHGKTYDNPKKSLAYDLLQVIQKEGLKAGVAHFNATKNSNGFDLNEGEMNQIGYQLMGEGKVEEAVQVFKLNVDAFPNSFNAYDSYGEALMSLGKNDLAIKNYKKSVEMNPANQNGIDMLKKLGVDTSDLVKEVVVPSTILKSYIGKYELTPNFIITISKEGNQMKAQATGQPIIDIFPKSNTVFYLKVVNAQITFNTNKTGKVESLTLLQGGQEMTGKKLVD from the coding sequence ATGAATAAACAAAAAAGAATGTTAGACAAAACTATCCTATTAGGATTTGTTGCTATAGTAATTTCAATCAACTTTAGTTTTGGACAAACTAAAACTGAAAAGCTTGACAACTTGTTAAATAAATACCATGAATATGGTAAATTTAATGGTTCTGTTTTAATAGCAGATCAAGGTAAAGTTGTTTATAAAAAAGGTTTTGGAATGGCAAATATGGAATGGGACATTCCAAATAAGTCAACTACCAAACACCGACTAGGTTCAATAACCAAGCAATTTACCGCCATGCTAATACTACAGCTTGCAGCAGCAGACAAGCTTGATTTACAGGCACCAATTACCAAATACCTACCAGATTATCCTAAGAAAAGTGGAGACAAAATAACAACACATCATTTACTGACTCACACTTCGGGAATACCCAATTATACTGCCTTTCCAAAGTTTTTTGAAGAGGAAAGTCGCAATCCCTATAAACCAGAAGAGTTTGTTGAAAAATTCGCACACAAAGACTTGGAATTTACTCCTGGAGAAAAATTCAATTATAGTAATTCGGGCTATTTTCTTTTAGGGGTTATTGCAGAAAAACTTTCTGGGAAGACCTATGAGCAAATGCTACTCGATAACATTTTTACCCCTTTAGGCATGAAAAATTCAGGTTACGATAATCATGGAGATATCTTAAAGAATAGAGCAACGGGATATGAAAAAAATGGCAAAGACTTTGTAAATTCTAGGTATCTAGACATGTCTATTCCTTATGCAGCCGGATCTTTATATTCAACCGTAGAAGATTTATATGTTTGGGATCAAGCATTATATACCAATAAGCTACTTTCAAAAAAATATATGGACATGTATTTTAAACCTTACATTCCGGCTTTTGGAAACGGTTTTTATGCCTATGGCTGGGGAATTGGAAAAGATGTAATTGGGAATACTAAAGATAGCATTAATGTCATTTCTCATGGTGGTGGAATTAATGGGTTTAACACTATAATTTCACGAACGCCTTCAGATAAATCTTTAATTGTGCTTTTGAACAATACTGGAGGTGCTCCGCTAAACCAAATGGCCAGAGCTATAAGAGGAATTATGCATGGCAAAACTTATGATAATCCTAAAAAATCTCTTGCTTATGATCTTTTGCAAGTCATCCAAAAAGAAGGGCTTAAAGCTGGAGTTGCACATTTTAATGCTACTAAAAACTCAAATGGTTTCGATCTAAACGAAGGTGAAATGAACCAAATTGGTTACCAACTTATGGGAGAAGGTAAGGTTGAAGAAGCTGTTCAAGTTTTTAAATTAAACGTAGATGCTTTTCCAAATTCTTTCAATGCTTACGACAGTTATGGAGAAGCTTTAATGAGCCTAGGTAAAAATGACCTTGCCATAAAAAATTATAAAAAATCGGTAGAAATGAATCCAGCAAATCAAAATGGAATTGATATGCTTAAAAAATTAGGGGTAGATACTAGTGATCTGGTAAAAGAAGTTGTTGTACCCTCAACTATTTTAAAGAGTTATATAGGTAAATATGAACTTACACCTAACTTTATAATTACCATATCAAAAGAGGGTAATCAAATGAAGGCACAAGCAACTGGACAACCGATAATTGATATTTTTCCTAAATCAAATACTGTTTTTTATCTAAAAGTAGTTAATGCTCAAATCACTTTTAATACAAATAAAACTGGGAAAGTTGAAAGTTTAACTTTGTTACAAGGAGGGCAAGAAATGACAGGAAAAAAACTAGTCGATTAA
- a CDS encoding antibiotic biosynthesis monooxygenase yields MMHNKSKIIRTWKGWTTLENASIYENMLINEVFPTVKRNGVTGLEKVSISTRNKTDEVEFFLTLQFNSLDAVKSFAGEDYKHAYIPENAKQVLKRYDKTAEHYELKEELVL; encoded by the coding sequence ATGATGCATAATAAATCGAAAATAATCAGAACTTGGAAAGGCTGGACTACATTAGAAAACGCCTCTATATATGAAAATATGCTAATTAATGAGGTATTCCCGACCGTAAAAAGAAATGGAGTAACTGGACTGGAAAAAGTTAGTATTTCCACTAGAAATAAAACTGATGAAGTAGAGTTTTTTTTGACATTACAATTCAATTCACTTGATGCTGTAAAGTCATTTGCTGGAGAAGATTATAAACATGCTTATATTCCAGAAAATGCGAAGCAAGTATTAAAAAGATATGATAAGACAGCTGAGCATTACGAATTAAAAGAAGAATTAGTATTGTAA
- a CDS encoding lipoyl domain-containing protein, which yields MKTFIGKIKAFFNFSSPENNKDFLLEKGEKVEIKVPEELLNGQVWQITSWHCEVGDIIKPGDLICTIESKDISSDFEAFFQGKVNYRNTSKSSLTKDAVIVEIIGD from the coding sequence ATGAAAACATTTATAGGAAAAATTAAAGCTTTCTTTAATTTTTCAAGCCCCGAAAACAATAAAGATTTTCTGCTTGAAAAAGGCGAAAAAGTTGAAATAAAAGTTCCTGAAGAATTGCTTAATGGGCAGGTCTGGCAAATAACTTCTTGGCATTGTGAAGTCGGCGATATTATAAAACCAGGAGATTTAATTTGTACTATAGAGTCAAAAGATATAAGCTCCGATTTTGAAGCTTTTTTCCAAGGAAAAGTAAATTATAGAAATACTTCAAAAAGTAGCTTAACAAAAGATGCTGTTATTGTAGAAATTATTGGGGATTAA
- a CDS encoding alpha/beta fold hydrolase, protein MLKRVQHDVTILLLLTDIQINNISKMKLKYILCYSLGFLVFSCQSQEQHQCTFKGKITAEHDQCGYVEVPNNWENKEDGNTEIAYIVIKSKSENRKKDPVVFLQGGPGGNVLSYANVFRNLALDPDRDFILYDQRGIGFSNAICPNLGASFLEVMAADISLDQEDETLLTVSSDCITALKSPTFKTAFGTTQSAMDLEALRQHLGYTQINLFGGSYGTRLGLKYMELYPKSIRSSILSGLFPLETRLYENIYTNLNRSLEILFDTCENDKDCATDYPNLKENFESVCKQLDSKGASFTIDGDEFIINKHDFLLLVQQMLYNRQTIAAVPSFIMAFKNENTKPVLIAIQAFAARLGLINVATYWSVNVKDESSFNNINMIAADEKKFPSLANGVSLFGSDPEVLKDWPSESNANTEMNAVVSDIPTLLVSGAWDPITPPSNGEKAAKSLKNVSHIIFPSEGHVPMNACFLQMAKTFLNNPMEKVDDACVKTPNLIVFK, encoded by the coding sequence ATGCTGAAACGAGTTCAGCATGACGTAACAATATTATTGCTACTTACGGATATTCAAATTAATAACATCTCCAAAATGAAATTAAAATACATCCTTTGTTATTCACTTGGTTTTCTTGTATTCAGCTGCCAATCTCAAGAGCAGCACCAATGCACGTTTAAAGGAAAAATTACTGCGGAACATGACCAATGTGGTTATGTAGAAGTTCCAAATAATTGGGAAAATAAAGAAGACGGCAATACAGAAATTGCATATATAGTTATTAAATCAAAGTCAGAAAATCGTAAAAAAGATCCTGTTGTTTTTCTTCAAGGTGGGCCAGGCGGTAATGTACTATCCTATGCGAATGTATTTAGGAATTTGGCACTAGACCCAGATCGTGACTTTATTTTGTACGATCAAAGAGGTATTGGCTTTTCTAATGCCATTTGTCCAAATTTAGGGGCATCTTTTTTAGAAGTTATGGCTGCGGACATTTCCTTAGATCAAGAAGATGAAACACTTTTAACTGTAAGTTCTGATTGCATAACGGCATTAAAGTCCCCCACATTTAAAACCGCATTTGGCACTACGCAAAGTGCAATGGACTTAGAAGCCCTAAGACAGCATTTAGGCTATACACAGATTAATCTTTTTGGAGGTTCTTACGGTACCCGTTTGGGTTTAAAATATATGGAATTATATCCCAAAAGCATTAGATCATCTATTCTTTCAGGACTATTTCCGTTGGAAACCAGACTGTATGAAAATATTTACACCAATTTAAACCGATCATTAGAAATACTATTTGATACGTGTGAAAATGATAAAGATTGTGCTACCGACTATCCAAATCTAAAAGAAAATTTTGAATCCGTTTGCAAGCAATTAGATAGTAAAGGAGCGTCTTTTACCATAGACGGTGATGAGTTTATTATAAACAAACATGATTTTTTATTGCTTGTACAACAAATGCTATACAATAGACAAACCATTGCTGCGGTTCCATCATTTATAATGGCTTTTAAAAACGAAAATACAAAACCAGTTTTAATAGCAATCCAAGCTTTTGCGGCTCGTTTGGGGTTAATAAATGTTGCTACTTATTGGTCAGTAAATGTAAAAGATGAAAGTAGTTTTAACAATATAAATATGATTGCAGCTGACGAAAAAAAGTTTCCTAGTTTAGCCAATGGAGTAAGTTTATTTGGTTCAGATCCAGAGGTTTTAAAAGATTGGCCTTCTGAAAGTAATGCTAACACTGAAATGAATGCTGTAGTTTCTGATATTCCAACACTTTTGGTTAGTGGAGCATGGGATCCGATAACACCACCATCAAATGGTGAAAAAGCAGCCAAATCATTAAAAAATGTTAGCCATATCATTTTTCCGTCGGAAGGTCATGTGCCAATGAATGCTTGTTTTCTTCAAATGGCGAAAACATTTTTGAATAACCCAATGGAAAAGGTGGATGATGCTTGTGTAAAAACACCAAACCTGATTGTGTTTAAGTAA